A region of Pseudopipra pipra isolate bDixPip1 chromosome 10, bDixPip1.hap1, whole genome shotgun sequence DNA encodes the following proteins:
- the LSG1 gene encoding large subunit GTPase 1 homolog isoform X1, protein MGKKRGTGLGRCLQRQRGLERRGASSSWLHASEVAAERGPELRSAPEQSPLEEFLATAELAGTRFVAERLNAQIVSAQSCTGLLTAQEAQRIQQLHQENQEFLRIPRRPRWDRTTSAEDLKQAERESFLEWRRQLAHLEEEKKLILTPFERNLEFWRQLWRVIERSDIVVQIVDARNPLLFRCQDLESYVKEVSNDKENMILINKADLLSEEQRAAWAQFFEKEGVKVVFWSALAECKRLSGEAKVLWEQDAEGVAEHPSDSEDESSSQEEDNTAQGSAESTSTDSALQTVNQVLLSDDDSSDEYEDCEEDEEEAWQTCSEDEDEDSINAIAPERMGNRTDGAAVKHVVQEQNRNVRNFSHLVQRNELLEIFKTMHDGPRVKDGEVNVGLVGYPNVGKSSTINTILGNKKVSVSATPGRTKHFQTLYVEPGLCLCDCPGLVMPSFVSTKAEMICSGILPIDQMRDHVPPISLVCQHIPRNILEATYGISIIRPREDEDPDRKPTAEELLTAYGYMRGFMTAHGQPDQPRSARYVLKDYVNGKLLYCHPPPGIDPNDFQHQHQRCLESRTVQAPGQVKPEKNTKAKQIENVVDKTFFHQENVRALMKGVRAAMGYRPGSGLVPVTASNPGNVVGKPWKKHGNRNKKEKIRRITKHLEA, encoded by the exons ATGGGCAAGAAGCGGGGAACGGGGCTTGGGCGCTGCCTGCAGCGGCAGCGCGGCCTGGAGCGCCGCGGAGCCTCCTCCTCATGG CTCCACGCCAGCGAGGTGGCCGCCGAGCGCGGCCCGGAGCTGCGGTCGGCGCCCGAGCAGAGCCCGCTGGAGGAGTTCCTGGCCACGGCCGAGCTCGCCGGCACCCGCTTCGTGGCCG AGCGTCTGAATGCCCAGATCGTGTCTGCCCAGAGCTGCACGGGCCTGCTCACAGCCCAGGAGGCTCAGCGCATCCAGCAGCTGCACCAGGAGAACCAGGAGTTCCTGCGCATCCCGCGGAG GCCACGCTGGGATAGGACAACCAGCGCAGAGGACTTGAAGCAAGCGGAGAGGGAAAGCTTTCTTGAGTGGAGGCGACAGCTTGCCCA ccttgaggaagagaaaaagttaATTCTAACCCCATTTGAACGAAACTTGGAATTTTGGCGTCAGCTTTGGAGAGTCATTGAAAGAAG TGACATTGTAGTCCAGATAGTAGATGCTAGAAACCCCCTTCTGTTTAGATGTCAAGATCTG gaaagttACGTTAAGGAAGTCAGTAATGACAAGGAGAACATGATCCTGATCAACAAAGCAGATTTGTTGAGTGAGGAGCAGCGGGCTGCTTGGGCACAGTTCTTTGAGAAGGAGGGTGTGAAGGTGGTGTTCTGGTCAGCATTGGCAGAGTGTAAACGGCTGTCTGGAGAAGCAAAGGTACTGTGG GAACAGGACGCTGAAGGTGTAGCAGAGCACCCGAGTGATTCTGAGGATGAAAGCTCCAGTCAAGAAGAAGACAACACAGCACAAGGTAGCGCAGAAAGCACATCCACAGACAGTGCTTTGCAAACTGTAAACCAAGTTCTGCTTAGTGATGATGACAGCAGTGATGAATATGAAGActgtgaagaagatgaagaggaGGCCTGGCAAACCTGTtctgaagatgaagatgaggacaGCATAAATGCTATTGCTCCAGAGAGGATGGGAAACAGGACTGATGGTGCTGCAGTGAAGCATGTAGTGCAAGAGCAGAACAGGAATGTCAGGAACTTCAGCCATCTAGTACAGAGAAATGAGCtgctggagatattcaaaaccatGCACGATGGACCAAGGGTGAAGGATGGGGAAGTAAATGTTGGGCTG GTGGGTTACCCTAATGTTGGCAAAAGTTCAACCATCAACACAATCCTTGGAAACAAGAAGGTGTCTGTGTCTGCTACACCAGGCCGTACAAAACACTTCCAG ACCCTGTATGTGGAGCCTGGCCTGTGCCTTTGTGATTGCCCTGGTCTGGTGATGCCATCTTTCGTCTCTACCAAGGCAGAAATGATTTGTTCTGGAATTCTGCCTATAGACCAGATGAGGGACCATGTCCCACCTATTTCTCTA GTTTGCCAGCATATCCCACGAAACATTTTGGAAGCAACCTATGGAATAAGTATTATAAGGCCAAGGGAAGATGAGGATCCAGATCGAAAGCCAACAGCTGAAGAGCTGCTAACAGCATATGGAT ATATGAGAGGCTTTATGACAGCTCATGGACAGCCAGACCAGCCGAGATCAGCTCGATACGTGTTAAAAGACTATGTCAAT GGGAAGCTGTTATATTGCCACCCACCTCCTGGTATTGACCCAAATGATTTTCAGCACCAGCATCAAAGATGCCTGGAGAGCAGAACTGTGCAGGCCCCTGGACAGGTGAAGCCTGAGAAGAATACCAAAGCAAAGCAGATTGAAAATGTGGTGGACAAAACGTTCTTCCACCAG GAGAACGTCCGTGCCCTCATGAAAGGGGTCCGGGCTGCAATGGGATACCGGCCTGGCAGCGGCCTCGTGCCTGTGACTGCATCCAATCCTGGGAATGTGGTAGGAAAGCCCTGGAAAAAACATGGAAACAGGAACAAGAAGGAGAAAATCCGCAGGATCACCAAGCACCTGGAGGCTTAG
- the LSG1 gene encoding large subunit GTPase 1 homolog isoform X3, with amino-acid sequence MKTYQVFSSQVAGELVVVQQLKCNSQSETLHTSISLHASEVAAERGPELRSAPEQSPLEEFLATAELAGTRFVAERLNAQIVSAQSCTGLLTAQEAQRIQQLHQENQEFLRIPRRPRWDRTTSAEDLKQAERESFLEWRRQLAHLEEEKKLILTPFERNLEFWRQLWRVIERSDIVVQIVDARNPLLFRCQDLESYVKEVSNDKENMILINKADLLSEEQRAAWAQFFEKEGVKVVFWSALAECKRLSGEAKVLWEQDAEGVAEHPSDSEDESSSQEEDNTAQGSAESTSTDSALQTVNQVLLSDDDSSDEYEDCEEDEEEAWQTCSEDEDEDSINAIAPERMGNRTDGAAVKHVVQEQNRNVRNFSHLVQRNELLEIFKTMHDGPRVKDGEVNVGLVGYPNVGKSSTINTILGNKKVSVSATPGRTKHFQTLYVEPGLCLCDCPGLVMPSFVSTKAEMICSGILPIDQMRDHVPPISLVCQHIPRNILEATYGISIIRPREDEDPDRKPTAEELLTAYGYMRGFMTAHGQPDQPRSARYVLKDYVNGKLLYCHPPPGIDPNDFQHQHQRCLESRTVQAPGQVKPEKNTKAKQIENVVDKTFFHQENVRALMKGVRAAMGYRPGSGLVPVTASNPGNVVGKPWKKHGNRNKKEKIRRITKHLEA; translated from the exons ATGAAAACTTATCAGGTTTTCTCCTCTCAGGTAGCAGGAGAGCTTGTTGTGGTGCAGCAGCTGAAGTGCAACAGTCAAAGTGAAACATTGCATACCAGCATTTCG CTCCACGCCAGCGAGGTGGCCGCCGAGCGCGGCCCGGAGCTGCGGTCGGCGCCCGAGCAGAGCCCGCTGGAGGAGTTCCTGGCCACGGCCGAGCTCGCCGGCACCCGCTTCGTGGCCG AGCGTCTGAATGCCCAGATCGTGTCTGCCCAGAGCTGCACGGGCCTGCTCACAGCCCAGGAGGCTCAGCGCATCCAGCAGCTGCACCAGGAGAACCAGGAGTTCCTGCGCATCCCGCGGAG GCCACGCTGGGATAGGACAACCAGCGCAGAGGACTTGAAGCAAGCGGAGAGGGAAAGCTTTCTTGAGTGGAGGCGACAGCTTGCCCA ccttgaggaagagaaaaagttaATTCTAACCCCATTTGAACGAAACTTGGAATTTTGGCGTCAGCTTTGGAGAGTCATTGAAAGAAG TGACATTGTAGTCCAGATAGTAGATGCTAGAAACCCCCTTCTGTTTAGATGTCAAGATCTG gaaagttACGTTAAGGAAGTCAGTAATGACAAGGAGAACATGATCCTGATCAACAAAGCAGATTTGTTGAGTGAGGAGCAGCGGGCTGCTTGGGCACAGTTCTTTGAGAAGGAGGGTGTGAAGGTGGTGTTCTGGTCAGCATTGGCAGAGTGTAAACGGCTGTCTGGAGAAGCAAAGGTACTGTGG GAACAGGACGCTGAAGGTGTAGCAGAGCACCCGAGTGATTCTGAGGATGAAAGCTCCAGTCAAGAAGAAGACAACACAGCACAAGGTAGCGCAGAAAGCACATCCACAGACAGTGCTTTGCAAACTGTAAACCAAGTTCTGCTTAGTGATGATGACAGCAGTGATGAATATGAAGActgtgaagaagatgaagaggaGGCCTGGCAAACCTGTtctgaagatgaagatgaggacaGCATAAATGCTATTGCTCCAGAGAGGATGGGAAACAGGACTGATGGTGCTGCAGTGAAGCATGTAGTGCAAGAGCAGAACAGGAATGTCAGGAACTTCAGCCATCTAGTACAGAGAAATGAGCtgctggagatattcaaaaccatGCACGATGGACCAAGGGTGAAGGATGGGGAAGTAAATGTTGGGCTG GTGGGTTACCCTAATGTTGGCAAAAGTTCAACCATCAACACAATCCTTGGAAACAAGAAGGTGTCTGTGTCTGCTACACCAGGCCGTACAAAACACTTCCAG ACCCTGTATGTGGAGCCTGGCCTGTGCCTTTGTGATTGCCCTGGTCTGGTGATGCCATCTTTCGTCTCTACCAAGGCAGAAATGATTTGTTCTGGAATTCTGCCTATAGACCAGATGAGGGACCATGTCCCACCTATTTCTCTA GTTTGCCAGCATATCCCACGAAACATTTTGGAAGCAACCTATGGAATAAGTATTATAAGGCCAAGGGAAGATGAGGATCCAGATCGAAAGCCAACAGCTGAAGAGCTGCTAACAGCATATGGAT ATATGAGAGGCTTTATGACAGCTCATGGACAGCCAGACCAGCCGAGATCAGCTCGATACGTGTTAAAAGACTATGTCAAT GGGAAGCTGTTATATTGCCACCCACCTCCTGGTATTGACCCAAATGATTTTCAGCACCAGCATCAAAGATGCCTGGAGAGCAGAACTGTGCAGGCCCCTGGACAGGTGAAGCCTGAGAAGAATACCAAAGCAAAGCAGATTGAAAATGTGGTGGACAAAACGTTCTTCCACCAG GAGAACGTCCGTGCCCTCATGAAAGGGGTCCGGGCTGCAATGGGATACCGGCCTGGCAGCGGCCTCGTGCCTGTGACTGCATCCAATCCTGGGAATGTGGTAGGAAAGCCCTGGAAAAAACATGGAAACAGGAACAAGAAGGAGAAAATCCGCAGGATCACCAAGCACCTGGAGGCTTAG
- the LSG1 gene encoding large subunit GTPase 1 homolog isoform X5, whose amino-acid sequence MSLHVTTCNHSTGASLPCECSQCQPFWPDCGGFLLKVWHSWSWYIQAAWPRWDRTTSAEDLKQAERESFLEWRRQLAHLEEEKKLILTPFERNLEFWRQLWRVIERSDIVVQIVDARNPLLFRCQDLESYVKEVSNDKENMILINKADLLSEEQRAAWAQFFEKEGVKVVFWSALAECKRLSGEAKVLWEQDAEGVAEHPSDSEDESSSQEEDNTAQGSAESTSTDSALQTVNQVLLSDDDSSDEYEDCEEDEEEAWQTCSEDEDEDSINAIAPERMGNRTDGAAVKHVVQEQNRNVRNFSHLVQRNELLEIFKTMHDGPRVKDGEVNVGLVGYPNVGKSSTINTILGNKKVSVSATPGRTKHFQTLYVEPGLCLCDCPGLVMPSFVSTKAEMICSGILPIDQMRDHVPPISLVCQHIPRNILEATYGISIIRPREDEDPDRKPTAEELLTAYGYMRGFMTAHGQPDQPRSARYVLKDYVNGKLLYCHPPPGIDPNDFQHQHQRCLESRTVQAPGQVKPEKNTKAKQIENVVDKTFFHQENVRALMKGVRAAMGYRPGSGLVPVTASNPGNVVGKPWKKHGNRNKKEKIRRITKHLEA is encoded by the exons ATGAGCCTACATGTAACCACATGTAACCACAGCACAGGTGCCAGCCTGCCATGTgagtgctcccagtgccagccctTCTGGCCTGATTGTGGAGGTTTCCTGCTCAAAGTTTGGCACTCCTGGAGCTGGTACATCCAGGCTGCCTG GCCACGCTGGGATAGGACAACCAGCGCAGAGGACTTGAAGCAAGCGGAGAGGGAAAGCTTTCTTGAGTGGAGGCGACAGCTTGCCCA ccttgaggaagagaaaaagttaATTCTAACCCCATTTGAACGAAACTTGGAATTTTGGCGTCAGCTTTGGAGAGTCATTGAAAGAAG TGACATTGTAGTCCAGATAGTAGATGCTAGAAACCCCCTTCTGTTTAGATGTCAAGATCTG gaaagttACGTTAAGGAAGTCAGTAATGACAAGGAGAACATGATCCTGATCAACAAAGCAGATTTGTTGAGTGAGGAGCAGCGGGCTGCTTGGGCACAGTTCTTTGAGAAGGAGGGTGTGAAGGTGGTGTTCTGGTCAGCATTGGCAGAGTGTAAACGGCTGTCTGGAGAAGCAAAGGTACTGTGG GAACAGGACGCTGAAGGTGTAGCAGAGCACCCGAGTGATTCTGAGGATGAAAGCTCCAGTCAAGAAGAAGACAACACAGCACAAGGTAGCGCAGAAAGCACATCCACAGACAGTGCTTTGCAAACTGTAAACCAAGTTCTGCTTAGTGATGATGACAGCAGTGATGAATATGAAGActgtgaagaagatgaagaggaGGCCTGGCAAACCTGTtctgaagatgaagatgaggacaGCATAAATGCTATTGCTCCAGAGAGGATGGGAAACAGGACTGATGGTGCTGCAGTGAAGCATGTAGTGCAAGAGCAGAACAGGAATGTCAGGAACTTCAGCCATCTAGTACAGAGAAATGAGCtgctggagatattcaaaaccatGCACGATGGACCAAGGGTGAAGGATGGGGAAGTAAATGTTGGGCTG GTGGGTTACCCTAATGTTGGCAAAAGTTCAACCATCAACACAATCCTTGGAAACAAGAAGGTGTCTGTGTCTGCTACACCAGGCCGTACAAAACACTTCCAG ACCCTGTATGTGGAGCCTGGCCTGTGCCTTTGTGATTGCCCTGGTCTGGTGATGCCATCTTTCGTCTCTACCAAGGCAGAAATGATTTGTTCTGGAATTCTGCCTATAGACCAGATGAGGGACCATGTCCCACCTATTTCTCTA GTTTGCCAGCATATCCCACGAAACATTTTGGAAGCAACCTATGGAATAAGTATTATAAGGCCAAGGGAAGATGAGGATCCAGATCGAAAGCCAACAGCTGAAGAGCTGCTAACAGCATATGGAT ATATGAGAGGCTTTATGACAGCTCATGGACAGCCAGACCAGCCGAGATCAGCTCGATACGTGTTAAAAGACTATGTCAAT GGGAAGCTGTTATATTGCCACCCACCTCCTGGTATTGACCCAAATGATTTTCAGCACCAGCATCAAAGATGCCTGGAGAGCAGAACTGTGCAGGCCCCTGGACAGGTGAAGCCTGAGAAGAATACCAAAGCAAAGCAGATTGAAAATGTGGTGGACAAAACGTTCTTCCACCAG GAGAACGTCCGTGCCCTCATGAAAGGGGTCCGGGCTGCAATGGGATACCGGCCTGGCAGCGGCCTCGTGCCTGTGACTGCATCCAATCCTGGGAATGTGGTAGGAAAGCCCTGGAAAAAACATGGAAACAGGAACAAGAAGGAGAAAATCCGCAGGATCACCAAGCACCTGGAGGCTTAG
- the FAM43A gene encoding protein FAM43A has translation MLPWKRSKVELAAGEARRQSKPKGYAVSVHYSALTSLARACPESALHRVGSMFRSKRRKFRVTSEDPTYTVLYLGNATTIQSKGEGCTDLAVCKIWSKSEAGRQGTKMKLTISAQGIRMAHAEDKGLRRPGHLYLLHRVTYCVADPRLPRVFAWIYRHELKHKAVMLRCHAVLVSKPEKAKAMALLLYQTSATALAEFRRLKKRDDARHQQQQLVGEQSIPLVPLRKLLNGQCCYKPPVERSRSAPKLGSITEDLLGEEQEERAMHCDCEDILEALGEPEGELLRPGAGRGESPELGQLLRDLGELSLGNDLRSLRADLRVRRLLSGESTGSESSLESGGTDGAAPPGSDAEQPPPGDPETG, from the coding sequence ATGCTGCCCTGGAAGCGGAGCAAGGTGGAGCTGGCGGCGGGCGAGGCGCGGCGGCAGAGCAAGCCCAAGGGGTACGCGGTGAGCGTGCACTACTCGGCCCTCACCTCGCTGGCCCGCGCCTGCCCCGAGAGCGCCCTGCACCGCGTGGGCAGCATGTTCCGCTCCAAGCGGCGGAAATTCCGCGTCACCAGCGAAGACCCCACTTACACTGTGCTCTACCTGGGCAACGCCACCACCATCCAGTCCAAGGGCGAGGGCTGCACCGACCTGGCCGTCTGCAAGATCTGGAGCAAGAGCGAGGCGGGCCGGCAGGGCACCAAGATGAAGCTGACCATCAGCGCGCAGGGCATCCGCATGGCCCACGCCGAGGACAAGGGTCTGCGCCGGCCCGGCCACCTCTACCTGCTGCACCGGGTCACCTACTGCGTGGCCGATCCGCGCCTACCCCGTGTCTTCGCCTGGATCTACCGCCACGAGCTGAAGCACAAGGCAGTGATGCTGCGCTGCCACGCCGTGCTGGTCTCCAAGCCCGAGAAGGCGAAGGCCATGGCCCTGCTGCTCTATCAGACTTCGGCCACGGCACTGGCCGAGTTCCGCCGGCTGAAGAAGCGGGACGACGCGcggcaccagcagcagcagctggtgggtGAGCAGAGCATCCCGCTGGTACCGCTGCGCAAGCTGCTCAACGGGCAGTGCTGCTACAAGCCGCCGGTGGAGCGGAGCCGCAGCGCGCCCAAGCTGGGCTCCATCACGGAGGACCTGCTGGgcgaggagcaggaggagcgggcCATGCACTGCGACTGCGAGGACATCCTGGAGGCGCTAGGCGAGCCCGAGGGCGAGCTGCTGCGCCCCGGCGCCGGCCGCGGcgagagcccagagctgggccagCTTCTTCGCGACCTGGGCGAGCTGAGCCTCGGCAACGACCTGCGCTCGCTGCGCGCCGACCTGCGCGTCCGCCGGTTGCTTTCCGGGGAAAGCACGGGCAGCGAGTCGTCTCTGGAGAGCGGCGGCACGGAcggggccgccccgcccggcAGCGACGCCGAGCAGCCGCCCCCCGGCGACCCCGAGACCGGCTGA
- the LSG1 gene encoding large subunit GTPase 1 homolog isoform X4, with amino-acid sequence MVAGELVVVQQLKCNSQSETLHTSISLHASEVAAERGPELRSAPEQSPLEEFLATAELAGTRFVAERLNAQIVSAQSCTGLLTAQEAQRIQQLHQENQEFLRIPRRPRWDRTTSAEDLKQAERESFLEWRRQLAHLEEEKKLILTPFERNLEFWRQLWRVIERSDIVVQIVDARNPLLFRCQDLESYVKEVSNDKENMILINKADLLSEEQRAAWAQFFEKEGVKVVFWSALAECKRLSGEAKVLWEQDAEGVAEHPSDSEDESSSQEEDNTAQGSAESTSTDSALQTVNQVLLSDDDSSDEYEDCEEDEEEAWQTCSEDEDEDSINAIAPERMGNRTDGAAVKHVVQEQNRNVRNFSHLVQRNELLEIFKTMHDGPRVKDGEVNVGLVGYPNVGKSSTINTILGNKKVSVSATPGRTKHFQTLYVEPGLCLCDCPGLVMPSFVSTKAEMICSGILPIDQMRDHVPPISLVCQHIPRNILEATYGISIIRPREDEDPDRKPTAEELLTAYGYMRGFMTAHGQPDQPRSARYVLKDYVNGKLLYCHPPPGIDPNDFQHQHQRCLESRTVQAPGQVKPEKNTKAKQIENVVDKTFFHQENVRALMKGVRAAMGYRPGSGLVPVTASNPGNVVGKPWKKHGNRNKKEKIRRITKHLEA; translated from the exons ATG GTAGCAGGAGAGCTTGTTGTGGTGCAGCAGCTGAAGTGCAACAGTCAAAGTGAAACATTGCATACCAGCATTTCG CTCCACGCCAGCGAGGTGGCCGCCGAGCGCGGCCCGGAGCTGCGGTCGGCGCCCGAGCAGAGCCCGCTGGAGGAGTTCCTGGCCACGGCCGAGCTCGCCGGCACCCGCTTCGTGGCCG AGCGTCTGAATGCCCAGATCGTGTCTGCCCAGAGCTGCACGGGCCTGCTCACAGCCCAGGAGGCTCAGCGCATCCAGCAGCTGCACCAGGAGAACCAGGAGTTCCTGCGCATCCCGCGGAG GCCACGCTGGGATAGGACAACCAGCGCAGAGGACTTGAAGCAAGCGGAGAGGGAAAGCTTTCTTGAGTGGAGGCGACAGCTTGCCCA ccttgaggaagagaaaaagttaATTCTAACCCCATTTGAACGAAACTTGGAATTTTGGCGTCAGCTTTGGAGAGTCATTGAAAGAAG TGACATTGTAGTCCAGATAGTAGATGCTAGAAACCCCCTTCTGTTTAGATGTCAAGATCTG gaaagttACGTTAAGGAAGTCAGTAATGACAAGGAGAACATGATCCTGATCAACAAAGCAGATTTGTTGAGTGAGGAGCAGCGGGCTGCTTGGGCACAGTTCTTTGAGAAGGAGGGTGTGAAGGTGGTGTTCTGGTCAGCATTGGCAGAGTGTAAACGGCTGTCTGGAGAAGCAAAGGTACTGTGG GAACAGGACGCTGAAGGTGTAGCAGAGCACCCGAGTGATTCTGAGGATGAAAGCTCCAGTCAAGAAGAAGACAACACAGCACAAGGTAGCGCAGAAAGCACATCCACAGACAGTGCTTTGCAAACTGTAAACCAAGTTCTGCTTAGTGATGATGACAGCAGTGATGAATATGAAGActgtgaagaagatgaagaggaGGCCTGGCAAACCTGTtctgaagatgaagatgaggacaGCATAAATGCTATTGCTCCAGAGAGGATGGGAAACAGGACTGATGGTGCTGCAGTGAAGCATGTAGTGCAAGAGCAGAACAGGAATGTCAGGAACTTCAGCCATCTAGTACAGAGAAATGAGCtgctggagatattcaaaaccatGCACGATGGACCAAGGGTGAAGGATGGGGAAGTAAATGTTGGGCTG GTGGGTTACCCTAATGTTGGCAAAAGTTCAACCATCAACACAATCCTTGGAAACAAGAAGGTGTCTGTGTCTGCTACACCAGGCCGTACAAAACACTTCCAG ACCCTGTATGTGGAGCCTGGCCTGTGCCTTTGTGATTGCCCTGGTCTGGTGATGCCATCTTTCGTCTCTACCAAGGCAGAAATGATTTGTTCTGGAATTCTGCCTATAGACCAGATGAGGGACCATGTCCCACCTATTTCTCTA GTTTGCCAGCATATCCCACGAAACATTTTGGAAGCAACCTATGGAATAAGTATTATAAGGCCAAGGGAAGATGAGGATCCAGATCGAAAGCCAACAGCTGAAGAGCTGCTAACAGCATATGGAT ATATGAGAGGCTTTATGACAGCTCATGGACAGCCAGACCAGCCGAGATCAGCTCGATACGTGTTAAAAGACTATGTCAAT GGGAAGCTGTTATATTGCCACCCACCTCCTGGTATTGACCCAAATGATTTTCAGCACCAGCATCAAAGATGCCTGGAGAGCAGAACTGTGCAGGCCCCTGGACAGGTGAAGCCTGAGAAGAATACCAAAGCAAAGCAGATTGAAAATGTGGTGGACAAAACGTTCTTCCACCAG GAGAACGTCCGTGCCCTCATGAAAGGGGTCCGGGCTGCAATGGGATACCGGCCTGGCAGCGGCCTCGTGCCTGTGACTGCATCCAATCCTGGGAATGTGGTAGGAAAGCCCTGGAAAAAACATGGAAACAGGAACAAGAAGGAGAAAATCCGCAGGATCACCAAGCACCTGGAGGCTTAG
- the LSG1 gene encoding large subunit GTPase 1 homolog isoform X2: MGKKRGTGLGRCLQRQRGLERRGASSSWLHASEVAAERGPELRSAPEQSPLEEFLATAELAGTRFVAERLNAQIVSAQSCTGLLTAQEAQRIQQLHQENQEFLRIPRRPRWDRTTSAEDLKQAERESFLEWRRQLAHLEEEKKLILTPFERNLEFWRQLWRVIERSDIVVQIVDARNPLLFRCQDLESYVKEVSNDKENMILINKADLLSEEQRAAWAQFFEKEGVKVVFWSALAECKRLSGEAKEQDAEGVAEHPSDSEDESSSQEEDNTAQGSAESTSTDSALQTVNQVLLSDDDSSDEYEDCEEDEEEAWQTCSEDEDEDSINAIAPERMGNRTDGAAVKHVVQEQNRNVRNFSHLVQRNELLEIFKTMHDGPRVKDGEVNVGLVGYPNVGKSSTINTILGNKKVSVSATPGRTKHFQTLYVEPGLCLCDCPGLVMPSFVSTKAEMICSGILPIDQMRDHVPPISLVCQHIPRNILEATYGISIIRPREDEDPDRKPTAEELLTAYGYMRGFMTAHGQPDQPRSARYVLKDYVNGKLLYCHPPPGIDPNDFQHQHQRCLESRTVQAPGQVKPEKNTKAKQIENVVDKTFFHQENVRALMKGVRAAMGYRPGSGLVPVTASNPGNVVGKPWKKHGNRNKKEKIRRITKHLEA; this comes from the exons ATGGGCAAGAAGCGGGGAACGGGGCTTGGGCGCTGCCTGCAGCGGCAGCGCGGCCTGGAGCGCCGCGGAGCCTCCTCCTCATGG CTCCACGCCAGCGAGGTGGCCGCCGAGCGCGGCCCGGAGCTGCGGTCGGCGCCCGAGCAGAGCCCGCTGGAGGAGTTCCTGGCCACGGCCGAGCTCGCCGGCACCCGCTTCGTGGCCG AGCGTCTGAATGCCCAGATCGTGTCTGCCCAGAGCTGCACGGGCCTGCTCACAGCCCAGGAGGCTCAGCGCATCCAGCAGCTGCACCAGGAGAACCAGGAGTTCCTGCGCATCCCGCGGAG GCCACGCTGGGATAGGACAACCAGCGCAGAGGACTTGAAGCAAGCGGAGAGGGAAAGCTTTCTTGAGTGGAGGCGACAGCTTGCCCA ccttgaggaagagaaaaagttaATTCTAACCCCATTTGAACGAAACTTGGAATTTTGGCGTCAGCTTTGGAGAGTCATTGAAAGAAG TGACATTGTAGTCCAGATAGTAGATGCTAGAAACCCCCTTCTGTTTAGATGTCAAGATCTG gaaagttACGTTAAGGAAGTCAGTAATGACAAGGAGAACATGATCCTGATCAACAAAGCAGATTTGTTGAGTGAGGAGCAGCGGGCTGCTTGGGCACAGTTCTTTGAGAAGGAGGGTGTGAAGGTGGTGTTCTGGTCAGCATTGGCAGAGTGTAAACGGCTGTCTGGAGAAGCAAAG GAACAGGACGCTGAAGGTGTAGCAGAGCACCCGAGTGATTCTGAGGATGAAAGCTCCAGTCAAGAAGAAGACAACACAGCACAAGGTAGCGCAGAAAGCACATCCACAGACAGTGCTTTGCAAACTGTAAACCAAGTTCTGCTTAGTGATGATGACAGCAGTGATGAATATGAAGActgtgaagaagatgaagaggaGGCCTGGCAAACCTGTtctgaagatgaagatgaggacaGCATAAATGCTATTGCTCCAGAGAGGATGGGAAACAGGACTGATGGTGCTGCAGTGAAGCATGTAGTGCAAGAGCAGAACAGGAATGTCAGGAACTTCAGCCATCTAGTACAGAGAAATGAGCtgctggagatattcaaaaccatGCACGATGGACCAAGGGTGAAGGATGGGGAAGTAAATGTTGGGCTG GTGGGTTACCCTAATGTTGGCAAAAGTTCAACCATCAACACAATCCTTGGAAACAAGAAGGTGTCTGTGTCTGCTACACCAGGCCGTACAAAACACTTCCAG ACCCTGTATGTGGAGCCTGGCCTGTGCCTTTGTGATTGCCCTGGTCTGGTGATGCCATCTTTCGTCTCTACCAAGGCAGAAATGATTTGTTCTGGAATTCTGCCTATAGACCAGATGAGGGACCATGTCCCACCTATTTCTCTA GTTTGCCAGCATATCCCACGAAACATTTTGGAAGCAACCTATGGAATAAGTATTATAAGGCCAAGGGAAGATGAGGATCCAGATCGAAAGCCAACAGCTGAAGAGCTGCTAACAGCATATGGAT ATATGAGAGGCTTTATGACAGCTCATGGACAGCCAGACCAGCCGAGATCAGCTCGATACGTGTTAAAAGACTATGTCAAT GGGAAGCTGTTATATTGCCACCCACCTCCTGGTATTGACCCAAATGATTTTCAGCACCAGCATCAAAGATGCCTGGAGAGCAGAACTGTGCAGGCCCCTGGACAGGTGAAGCCTGAGAAGAATACCAAAGCAAAGCAGATTGAAAATGTGGTGGACAAAACGTTCTTCCACCAG GAGAACGTCCGTGCCCTCATGAAAGGGGTCCGGGCTGCAATGGGATACCGGCCTGGCAGCGGCCTCGTGCCTGTGACTGCATCCAATCCTGGGAATGTGGTAGGAAAGCCCTGGAAAAAACATGGAAACAGGAACAAGAAGGAGAAAATCCGCAGGATCACCAAGCACCTGGAGGCTTAG